In a genomic window of Chrysemys picta bellii isolate R12L10 chromosome 1, ASM1138683v2, whole genome shotgun sequence:
- the ATN1 gene encoding atrophin-1 isoform X4 — protein sequence MFSSNWAKENGGPTPKRMKTRQNKDSMSMRSGRKKETPGPREELRSRGRASPGGISTSSSDGKTEKSRQTNKKGRVEESCTPKGNKQGRMEEISESEGEDSNAPKKTKTEELPCPQSPSDVDSLDGHSFNDEMSSDPRDIDQDNRSTSPSVYSPGSVENDSDSSSVLSQGPSHSYHHPSLFPQSPPPAPPIDSLARPLEPGFSLAGEVHPQAPAGGYHSQLETQASRIFQAQAPPVPASSSSSSATHAPLYPTASVVQGGPKATTGGGGLPVPGGREQTLGAKHNPPPTTPISLASVAGGLPPQKTSPGNPLVAPPASAPSFPHVTANLPPPPALRPLNNASTNSNSPGMVGQALSGHLPSPHGMGQDKAPAPPPSRYPYAPPPPSSSAQYPPPPPAQALPSYSASYAHSFPPPSGLSISSQPPKYTQPSLPSQPVWSQGPPPYGRPLGNTSSHPTASFPGQPSQQPPQQHHHHGHGTGGGVSPATAAPPQPPGGYPHPLESGTHHPSHVAYGLRLYPPHSQASYSQAPSASSSSSSSSSSSSSSSQGTYPGVCAHPQGQSPAAYAFPPPPPPSPAHGAGPPVTSASVTLSTVIATMASSSAPYKTVSPPAPPSTVAPYGKRAGSPAPTFQPPAPYKPGSPPSSSSSSFRAATPPGYRMTSSPAAGSYKAPSPAPTAPPLPGGMAAPAPHLPPLPLSAAQIKQEPSEEYEPPESPMPLARSPSPAPKVVDVPSHASQSARFNKHLDRGFNSCSRTDLYFVPLDGSKLAKKRADLVEKVRREAEQKAREEKEREREREREKEREREKERELERSVKMAQEGRPVECSSLGPVAHRPSFEQGSAVATVPPYLGPDTPALRTLSEYARPHVMSPSNRNHPFYVPLGAVDPGLLGYNVPAIYSSDPATRERELREREARERDLRDRDLRERLKPGFEVKPAELEQLHAVPAAAMDPFPRHGGLALQAAPGLHPAFPFHPGLGHLERERLALATGPALRPDMSYAERLAAERQHAERVAALSNDPLARLQMLNVTPHHHQHSHIHSHLHLHQQDAIHAAPENARTPERG from the exons ATGTTTTCATCCAACTGGGCCAAGGAGAATGGGGGTCCCACACCCAAAAGAATGAAGACTCGACAGAACAAAGACTCG ATGTCAATGCGGAGTGGACGGAAGAAGGAGACTCCCGGACCCCGAGAGGAGCTCAGGTCACGGGGCCGAGCCTCCCCAGGTGGCATCAGCACTTCTAGCAGTGATGGCAAAACTGAGAAATCCCGGCAAACCAATAAG AAAGGACGGGTGGAGGAGTCCTGTACCCCCAAGGGTAACAAGCAGGGCCGGATGGAGGAGATTTCAGAGAGTGAAGGGGAGGACAGCAATGCCCCCAAGAAAACCAAAACTGAG gAGCTACCATGTCCCCAGTCTCCCTCGGATGTTGACAGCCTTGATGGTCACAGCTTCAATGATGAGATGAGCAGTGACCCACGGGACATTGACCAGGATAACCGGAGCACCTCACCCAGTGTCTACAGCCCAGGCAGTGTGGAGAATGACTCAGACTCGTCCTCTGTGCTGTCCCAAGGGCCATCCCACTCCTACCATCATCCCTCACTGTTCCCCCAGagtcccccacctgcccctccaATTGACAGCCTAGCCCGTCCACTCGAGCCAGGTTTCAGCCTAGCAGGCGAGGTCCACCCTCAGGCCCCTGCAGGTGGATACCACTCTCAACTTGAGACTCAGGCATCGAGGATTTTCCAGGCCCAGGCACCACCAGTGcctgcctcctcttcctcttcctctgctaCACATGCTCCTCTTTATCCCACTGCCAGTGTGGTCCAGGGGGGGCCCAAAGCCACTACTGGAGGGGGGGGCCTCCCAGTGCCAGGAGGGCGTGAACAGACCCTTGGTGCCAAGCACAACCCACCACCCACTACTCCCATCTCCCTGGCCTCTGTGGCAGGGGGGCTACCccctcagaagacttccccaggcAACCCCCTGGTAGCACCCCCAGCTtctgccccttccttcccccatgtcACAGCCAAcctgcctcccccaccagccctgcgCCCACTGAATAATGCGTCCACCAACTCCAACTCGCCTGGGATGGTGGGGCAGGCATTGAGTGGGCACCTCCCATCGCCCCACGGGATGGGGCAGGACAAggcacctgccccacccccctcacgTTACCCCtatgccccccctccacccagctCTTCTGCTCAGTaccctccacctccccctgcccaggccctgcccagctACAGTGCCTCCTATGCCCACTCTTTCCCCCCACCTAGTGGCCTCtccatctccagccagccccccaagtacacccagccctctctgccctcccagcctGTGTGGAGCCAGGGTCCACCACCCTATGGCCGCCCCCTGGGCAACACCAGCtcccaccccactgcctccttccctggcCAGCCCTCCCAGCAGCCACcacagcagcaccaccaccatgGCCATGGCACTGGAGGGGGGGTCTCCCCAGCCacagcagctcctccccagccACCTGGAGGTTACCCCCACCCCTTGGAGTCAGGCACTCATCACCCTTCACATGTTGCCTATGGGCTACGTCTCTACCCACCCCACAGCCAGGCCTCATACAGCCAGGCTCCTtcagcctcctcttcctcctcttcctcctcctcctcctcctcctcctcttcccagggGACATACCCAGGTGTCTGCGCTCATCCCCAAGGGCAGAGTCCTGCTGCCTACGCCTTCCCTCCACCACCTCCACCCTCACCTGCGCATGGAGCTGGCCCACCAGTCACCTCTGCCTCTGTCACCCTCTCCACTGTCATAGCCACCATGgcctcctcctcagccccctaCAAGACGGTgtcaccccctgctcctccctccactGTGGCCCCCTATGGGAAGCGGGCAGGCTCACCTGCCCCCACAttccagcccccagctccctaTAAGCCAGGCTCacccccttcttcctcctcttcatcgTTCCGTGCAGCCACGCCCCCCGGGTACAGAATGACCTCTTCTCCAGCCGCTGGCAGCTACAAGGCCCCTTCACCTGCTCCCACTGCCCCCCCATTGCCTGGCGGCatggcagcccctgctccccacctaCCACCACTACCACTGAGCGCTGCACAGATCAAGCAAGAGCCGTCAGAGGAGTACGAGCCCCCGGAGAGCCCAATGCCGCTGGCTCGGAGTCCCTCACCAGCCCCCAAAGTGGTGGACGTACCAAGTCATGCCAGCCAGTCAGCCAG GTTCAACAAACACCTAGATCGTGGCTTCAACTCCTGCTCCCGTACAGACCTTTACTTCGTGCCCCTGGATGGCTCCAAGCTCGCCAAGAAACGGGCAGATCTAGTAGAGAAGGTCCGCAGGGAGGCTGAACAGAAGGCCCGGGAGGAGAAGGAGCGGGAGAGGGAgcgggagagggagaaggagagagagagagaaaaggagagagaattgGAGAGAAGTGTG AAAATGGCTCAGGAGGGCCGGCCAGTGGAGTGTTCATCTCTCGGCCCTGTCGCTCACCGTCCATCCTTTGAGCAAGGCAGTGCCGTGGCTACCGTCCCGCCGTACCTGGGCCCCGACACTCCAGCTTTGCGCACGCTCAGCGAGTATGCCCGGCCCCATGTCATGTCCCCCAGCAACCGCAATCACCCCTTCTATGTGCCGCTGGGTGCTGTTGACCCCGGTCTGCTGGGCTATAATGTGCCAGCCATCTACAGCAGTGATCCAGCCACACGGGAACGGGAGCTGAGGGAACGGGAGGCCCGGGAACGAGACCTGAGGGACCGGGACCTGCGGGAGCGTCTCAAGCCTGGTTTTGAAGTCAAGCCAGCTGAGTTGGAGCAGCTCCATGCTGTGCCTGCTGCTGCCATGGATCCTTTCCCGCGCCATGGAGGGCTGGCTCTGCAAGCAGCCCCTGGCCTGCACCCTGCTTTCCCCTTCCACCCAGGGCTGGGCCACCTGGAGCGGGAGCGGCTGGCACTCGCCACCGGCCCAGCCTTGCGTCCCGATATGTCATATGCTGAGCGACTGGCGGCTGAGCGGCAACATGCAGAGCGGGTAGCTGCCCTGAGCAATGACCCCCTGGCCCGACTGCAGATGCTCAATGTGACGCCCCATCATCACCAGCACTCACACATCCACTCCCATCTCCATCTGCACCAACAGGATGCCATTCATGCAG CTCCTGAAAATGCAAGAACACCAGAGAGAGGCTAG
- the ATN1 gene encoding atrophin-1 isoform X2 — protein sequence MFSSNWAKENGGPTPKRMKTRQNKDSMSMRSGRKKETPGPREELRSRGRASPGGISTSSSDGKTEKSRQTNKKGRVEESCTPKGNKQGRMEEISESEGEDSNAPKKTKTEELPCPQSPSDVDSLDGHSFNDEMSSDPRDIDQDNRSTSPSVYSPGSVENDSDSSSVLSQGPSHSYHHPSLFPQSPPPAPPIDSLARPLEPGFSLAGEVHPQAPAGGYHSQLETQASRIFQAQAPPVPASSSSSSATHAPLYPTASVVQGGPKATTGGGGLPVPGGREQTLGAKHNPPPTTPISLASVAGGLPPQKTSPGNPLVAPPASAPSFPHVTANLPPPPALRPLNNASTNSNSPGMVGQALSGHLPSPHGMGQDKAPAPPPSRYPYAPPPPSSSAQYPPPPPAQALPSYSASYAHSFPPPSGLSISSQPPKYTQPSLPSQPVWSQGPPPYGRPLGNTSSHPTASFPGQPSQQPPQQHHHHGHGTGGGVSPATAAPPQPPGGYPHPLESGTHHPSHVAYGLRLYPPHSQASYSQAPSASSSSSSSSSSSSSSSQGTYPGVCAHPQGQSPAAYAFPPPPPPSPAHGAGPPVTSASVTLSTVIATMASSSAPYKTVSPPAPPSTVAPYGKRAGSPAPTFQPPAPYKPGSPPSSSSSSFRAATPPGYRMTSSPAAGSYKAPSPAPTAPPLPGGMAAPAPHLPPLPLSAAQIKQEPSEEYEPPESPMPLARSPSPAPKVVDVPSHASQSARFNKHLDRGFNSCSRTDLYFVPLDGSKLAKKRADLVEKVRREAEQKAREEKEREREREREKEREREKERELERSVKMAQEGRPVECSSLGPVAHRPSFEQGSAVATVPPYLGPDTPALRTLSEYARPHVMSPSNRNHPFYVPLGAVDPGLLGYNVPAIYSSDPATRERELREREARERDLRDRDLRERLKPGFEVKPAELEQLHAVPAAAMDPFPRHGGLALQAAPGLHPAFPFHPGLGHLERERLALATGPALRPDMSYAERLAAERQHAERVAALSNDPLARLQMLNVTPHHHQHSHIHSHLHLHQQDAIHAASASVHPLIDPLASGSHLTRIPYPAGTIPNPLLPHPLHENEVLRHQLFAAPYRDLPGSLSAPMSAAHQLQAMHAQSAELQRLALEQQQWLHAHHPLHGVPLPTQEDYYSHLKKENDKPL from the exons ATGTTTTCATCCAACTGGGCCAAGGAGAATGGGGGTCCCACACCCAAAAGAATGAAGACTCGACAGAACAAAGACTCG ATGTCAATGCGGAGTGGACGGAAGAAGGAGACTCCCGGACCCCGAGAGGAGCTCAGGTCACGGGGCCGAGCCTCCCCAGGTGGCATCAGCACTTCTAGCAGTGATGGCAAAACTGAGAAATCCCGGCAAACCAATAAG AAAGGACGGGTGGAGGAGTCCTGTACCCCCAAGGGTAACAAGCAGGGCCGGATGGAGGAGATTTCAGAGAGTGAAGGGGAGGACAGCAATGCCCCCAAGAAAACCAAAACTGAG gAGCTACCATGTCCCCAGTCTCCCTCGGATGTTGACAGCCTTGATGGTCACAGCTTCAATGATGAGATGAGCAGTGACCCACGGGACATTGACCAGGATAACCGGAGCACCTCACCCAGTGTCTACAGCCCAGGCAGTGTGGAGAATGACTCAGACTCGTCCTCTGTGCTGTCCCAAGGGCCATCCCACTCCTACCATCATCCCTCACTGTTCCCCCAGagtcccccacctgcccctccaATTGACAGCCTAGCCCGTCCACTCGAGCCAGGTTTCAGCCTAGCAGGCGAGGTCCACCCTCAGGCCCCTGCAGGTGGATACCACTCTCAACTTGAGACTCAGGCATCGAGGATTTTCCAGGCCCAGGCACCACCAGTGcctgcctcctcttcctcttcctctgctaCACATGCTCCTCTTTATCCCACTGCCAGTGTGGTCCAGGGGGGGCCCAAAGCCACTACTGGAGGGGGGGGCCTCCCAGTGCCAGGAGGGCGTGAACAGACCCTTGGTGCCAAGCACAACCCACCACCCACTACTCCCATCTCCCTGGCCTCTGTGGCAGGGGGGCTACCccctcagaagacttccccaggcAACCCCCTGGTAGCACCCCCAGCTtctgccccttccttcccccatgtcACAGCCAAcctgcctcccccaccagccctgcgCCCACTGAATAATGCGTCCACCAACTCCAACTCGCCTGGGATGGTGGGGCAGGCATTGAGTGGGCACCTCCCATCGCCCCACGGGATGGGGCAGGACAAggcacctgccccacccccctcacgTTACCCCtatgccccccctccacccagctCTTCTGCTCAGTaccctccacctccccctgcccaggccctgcccagctACAGTGCCTCCTATGCCCACTCTTTCCCCCCACCTAGTGGCCTCtccatctccagccagccccccaagtacacccagccctctctgccctcccagcctGTGTGGAGCCAGGGTCCACCACCCTATGGCCGCCCCCTGGGCAACACCAGCtcccaccccactgcctccttccctggcCAGCCCTCCCAGCAGCCACcacagcagcaccaccaccatgGCCATGGCACTGGAGGGGGGGTCTCCCCAGCCacagcagctcctccccagccACCTGGAGGTTACCCCCACCCCTTGGAGTCAGGCACTCATCACCCTTCACATGTTGCCTATGGGCTACGTCTCTACCCACCCCACAGCCAGGCCTCATACAGCCAGGCTCCTtcagcctcctcttcctcctcttcctcctcctcctcctcctcctcctcttcccagggGACATACCCAGGTGTCTGCGCTCATCCCCAAGGGCAGAGTCCTGCTGCCTACGCCTTCCCTCCACCACCTCCACCCTCACCTGCGCATGGAGCTGGCCCACCAGTCACCTCTGCCTCTGTCACCCTCTCCACTGTCATAGCCACCATGgcctcctcctcagccccctaCAAGACGGTgtcaccccctgctcctccctccactGTGGCCCCCTATGGGAAGCGGGCAGGCTCACCTGCCCCCACAttccagcccccagctccctaTAAGCCAGGCTCacccccttcttcctcctcttcatcgTTCCGTGCAGCCACGCCCCCCGGGTACAGAATGACCTCTTCTCCAGCCGCTGGCAGCTACAAGGCCCCTTCACCTGCTCCCACTGCCCCCCCATTGCCTGGCGGCatggcagcccctgctccccacctaCCACCACTACCACTGAGCGCTGCACAGATCAAGCAAGAGCCGTCAGAGGAGTACGAGCCCCCGGAGAGCCCAATGCCGCTGGCTCGGAGTCCCTCACCAGCCCCCAAAGTGGTGGACGTACCAAGTCATGCCAGCCAGTCAGCCAG GTTCAACAAACACCTAGATCGTGGCTTCAACTCCTGCTCCCGTACAGACCTTTACTTCGTGCCCCTGGATGGCTCCAAGCTCGCCAAGAAACGGGCAGATCTAGTAGAGAAGGTCCGCAGGGAGGCTGAACAGAAGGCCCGGGAGGAGAAGGAGCGGGAGAGGGAgcgggagagggagaaggagagagagagagaaaaggagagagaattgGAGAGAAGTGTG AAAATGGCTCAGGAGGGCCGGCCAGTGGAGTGTTCATCTCTCGGCCCTGTCGCTCACCGTCCATCCTTTGAGCAAGGCAGTGCCGTGGCTACCGTCCCGCCGTACCTGGGCCCCGACACTCCAGCTTTGCGCACGCTCAGCGAGTATGCCCGGCCCCATGTCATGTCCCCCAGCAACCGCAATCACCCCTTCTATGTGCCGCTGGGTGCTGTTGACCCCGGTCTGCTGGGCTATAATGTGCCAGCCATCTACAGCAGTGATCCAGCCACACGGGAACGGGAGCTGAGGGAACGGGAGGCCCGGGAACGAGACCTGAGGGACCGGGACCTGCGGGAGCGTCTCAAGCCTGGTTTTGAAGTCAAGCCAGCTGAGTTGGAGCAGCTCCATGCTGTGCCTGCTGCTGCCATGGATCCTTTCCCGCGCCATGGAGGGCTGGCTCTGCAAGCAGCCCCTGGCCTGCACCCTGCTTTCCCCTTCCACCCAGGGCTGGGCCACCTGGAGCGGGAGCGGCTGGCACTCGCCACCGGCCCAGCCTTGCGTCCCGATATGTCATATGCTGAGCGACTGGCGGCTGAGCGGCAACATGCAGAGCGGGTAGCTGCCCTGAGCAATGACCCCCTGGCCCGACTGCAGATGCTCAATGTGACGCCCCATCATCACCAGCACTCACACATCCACTCCCATCTCCATCTGCACCAACAGGATGCCATTCATGCAG CCTCAGCCTCTGTTCACCCCCTTATTGACCCATTGGCCTCGGGGTCGCATCTCACTCGGATCCCATACCCAGCTGGTACCATCCCCAACCCACTCCTTCCTCACCCACTACATGAGAATGAGGTGC
- the ATN1 gene encoding atrophin-1 isoform X1: MFSSNWAKENGGPTPKRMKTRQNKDSMSMRSGRKKETPGPREELRSRGRASPGGISTSSSDGKTEKSRQTNKKGRVEESCTPKGNKQGRMEEISESEGEDSNAPKKTKTEELPCPQSPSDVDSLDGHSFNDEMSSDPRDIDQDNRSTSPSVYSPGSVENDSDSSSVLSQGPSHSYHHPSLFPQSPPPAPPIDSLARPLEPGFSLAGEVHPQAPAGGYHSQLETQASRIFQAQAPPVPASSSSSSATHAPLYPTASVVQGGPKATTGGGGLPVPGGREQTLGAKHNPPPTTPISLASVAGGLPPQKTSPGNPLVAPPASAPSFPHVTANLPPPPALRPLNNASTNSNSPGMVGQALSGHLPSPHGMGQDKAPAPPPSRYPYAPPPPSSSAQYPPPPPAQALPSYSASYAHSFPPPSGLSISSQPPKYTQPSLPSQPVWSQGPPPYGRPLGNTSSHPTASFPGQPSQQPPQQHHHHGHGTGGGVSPATAAPPQPPGGYPHPLESGTHHPSHVAYGLRLYPPHSQASYSQAPSASSSSSSSSSSSSSSSQGTYPGVCAHPQGQSPAAYAFPPPPPPSPAHGAGPPVTSASVTLSTVIATMASSSAPYKTVSPPAPPSTVAPYGKRAGSPAPTFQPPAPYKPGSPPSSSSSSFRAATPPGYRMTSSPAAGSYKAPSPAPTAPPLPGGMAAPAPHLPPLPLSAAQIKQEPSEEYEPPESPMPLARSPSPAPKVVDVPSHASQSARFNKHLDRGFNSCSRTDLYFVPLDGSKLAKKRADLVEKVRREAEQKAREEKEREREREREKEREREKERELERSVKMAQEGRPVECSSLGPVAHRPSFEQGSAVATVPPYLGPDTPALRTLSEYARPHVMSPSNRNHPFYVPLGAVDPGLLGYNVPAIYSSDPATRERELREREARERDLRDRDLRERLKPGFEVKPAELEQLHAVPAAAMDPFPRHGGLALQAAPGLHPAFPFHPGLGHLERERLALATGPALRPDMSYAERLAAERQHAERVAALSNDPLARLQMLNVTPHHHQHSHIHSHLHLHQQDAIHAAQSTYGYLLSPASASVHPLIDPLASGSHLTRIPYPAGTIPNPLLPHPLHENEVLRHQLFAAPYRDLPGSLSAPMSAAHQLQAMHAQSAELQRLALEQQQWLHAHHPLHGVPLPTQEDYYSHLKKENDKPL, encoded by the exons ATGTTTTCATCCAACTGGGCCAAGGAGAATGGGGGTCCCACACCCAAAAGAATGAAGACTCGACAGAACAAAGACTCG ATGTCAATGCGGAGTGGACGGAAGAAGGAGACTCCCGGACCCCGAGAGGAGCTCAGGTCACGGGGCCGAGCCTCCCCAGGTGGCATCAGCACTTCTAGCAGTGATGGCAAAACTGAGAAATCCCGGCAAACCAATAAG AAAGGACGGGTGGAGGAGTCCTGTACCCCCAAGGGTAACAAGCAGGGCCGGATGGAGGAGATTTCAGAGAGTGAAGGGGAGGACAGCAATGCCCCCAAGAAAACCAAAACTGAG gAGCTACCATGTCCCCAGTCTCCCTCGGATGTTGACAGCCTTGATGGTCACAGCTTCAATGATGAGATGAGCAGTGACCCACGGGACATTGACCAGGATAACCGGAGCACCTCACCCAGTGTCTACAGCCCAGGCAGTGTGGAGAATGACTCAGACTCGTCCTCTGTGCTGTCCCAAGGGCCATCCCACTCCTACCATCATCCCTCACTGTTCCCCCAGagtcccccacctgcccctccaATTGACAGCCTAGCCCGTCCACTCGAGCCAGGTTTCAGCCTAGCAGGCGAGGTCCACCCTCAGGCCCCTGCAGGTGGATACCACTCTCAACTTGAGACTCAGGCATCGAGGATTTTCCAGGCCCAGGCACCACCAGTGcctgcctcctcttcctcttcctctgctaCACATGCTCCTCTTTATCCCACTGCCAGTGTGGTCCAGGGGGGGCCCAAAGCCACTACTGGAGGGGGGGGCCTCCCAGTGCCAGGAGGGCGTGAACAGACCCTTGGTGCCAAGCACAACCCACCACCCACTACTCCCATCTCCCTGGCCTCTGTGGCAGGGGGGCTACCccctcagaagacttccccaggcAACCCCCTGGTAGCACCCCCAGCTtctgccccttccttcccccatgtcACAGCCAAcctgcctcccccaccagccctgcgCCCACTGAATAATGCGTCCACCAACTCCAACTCGCCTGGGATGGTGGGGCAGGCATTGAGTGGGCACCTCCCATCGCCCCACGGGATGGGGCAGGACAAggcacctgccccacccccctcacgTTACCCCtatgccccccctccacccagctCTTCTGCTCAGTaccctccacctccccctgcccaggccctgcccagctACAGTGCCTCCTATGCCCACTCTTTCCCCCCACCTAGTGGCCTCtccatctccagccagccccccaagtacacccagccctctctgccctcccagcctGTGTGGAGCCAGGGTCCACCACCCTATGGCCGCCCCCTGGGCAACACCAGCtcccaccccactgcctccttccctggcCAGCCCTCCCAGCAGCCACcacagcagcaccaccaccatgGCCATGGCACTGGAGGGGGGGTCTCCCCAGCCacagcagctcctccccagccACCTGGAGGTTACCCCCACCCCTTGGAGTCAGGCACTCATCACCCTTCACATGTTGCCTATGGGCTACGTCTCTACCCACCCCACAGCCAGGCCTCATACAGCCAGGCTCCTtcagcctcctcttcctcctcttcctcctcctcctcctcctcctcctcttcccagggGACATACCCAGGTGTCTGCGCTCATCCCCAAGGGCAGAGTCCTGCTGCCTACGCCTTCCCTCCACCACCTCCACCCTCACCTGCGCATGGAGCTGGCCCACCAGTCACCTCTGCCTCTGTCACCCTCTCCACTGTCATAGCCACCATGgcctcctcctcagccccctaCAAGACGGTgtcaccccctgctcctccctccactGTGGCCCCCTATGGGAAGCGGGCAGGCTCACCTGCCCCCACAttccagcccccagctccctaTAAGCCAGGCTCacccccttcttcctcctcttcatcgTTCCGTGCAGCCACGCCCCCCGGGTACAGAATGACCTCTTCTCCAGCCGCTGGCAGCTACAAGGCCCCTTCACCTGCTCCCACTGCCCCCCCATTGCCTGGCGGCatggcagcccctgctccccacctaCCACCACTACCACTGAGCGCTGCACAGATCAAGCAAGAGCCGTCAGAGGAGTACGAGCCCCCGGAGAGCCCAATGCCGCTGGCTCGGAGTCCCTCACCAGCCCCCAAAGTGGTGGACGTACCAAGTCATGCCAGCCAGTCAGCCAG GTTCAACAAACACCTAGATCGTGGCTTCAACTCCTGCTCCCGTACAGACCTTTACTTCGTGCCCCTGGATGGCTCCAAGCTCGCCAAGAAACGGGCAGATCTAGTAGAGAAGGTCCGCAGGGAGGCTGAACAGAAGGCCCGGGAGGAGAAGGAGCGGGAGAGGGAgcgggagagggagaaggagagagagagagaaaaggagagagaattgGAGAGAAGTGTG AAAATGGCTCAGGAGGGCCGGCCAGTGGAGTGTTCATCTCTCGGCCCTGTCGCTCACCGTCCATCCTTTGAGCAAGGCAGTGCCGTGGCTACCGTCCCGCCGTACCTGGGCCCCGACACTCCAGCTTTGCGCACGCTCAGCGAGTATGCCCGGCCCCATGTCATGTCCCCCAGCAACCGCAATCACCCCTTCTATGTGCCGCTGGGTGCTGTTGACCCCGGTCTGCTGGGCTATAATGTGCCAGCCATCTACAGCAGTGATCCAGCCACACGGGAACGGGAGCTGAGGGAACGGGAGGCCCGGGAACGAGACCTGAGGGACCGGGACCTGCGGGAGCGTCTCAAGCCTGGTTTTGAAGTCAAGCCAGCTGAGTTGGAGCAGCTCCATGCTGTGCCTGCTGCTGCCATGGATCCTTTCCCGCGCCATGGAGGGCTGGCTCTGCAAGCAGCCCCTGGCCTGCACCCTGCTTTCCCCTTCCACCCAGGGCTGGGCCACCTGGAGCGGGAGCGGCTGGCACTCGCCACCGGCCCAGCCTTGCGTCCCGATATGTCATATGCTGAGCGACTGGCGGCTGAGCGGCAACATGCAGAGCGGGTAGCTGCCCTGAGCAATGACCCCCTGGCCCGACTGCAGATGCTCAATGTGACGCCCCATCATCACCAGCACTCACACATCCACTCCCATCTCCATCTGCACCAACAGGATGCCATTCATGCAG CACAGAGTACCTATGGATATCTTCTCTCCCCAGCCTCAGCCTCTGTTCACCCCCTTATTGACCCATTGGCCTCGGGGTCGCATCTCACTCGGATCCCATACCCAGCTGGTACCATCCCCAACCCACTCCTTCCTCACCCACTACATGAGAATGAGGTGC